In Paracoccus methylovorus, a genomic segment contains:
- a CDS encoding MurR/RpiR family transcriptional regulator has translation MTVPLESPPITAAPDTLDGLRALALEIGRGAAPITLGSKAAAALSRLIEMVGSPALLSITTLAGELGVNPSTLTRLARSLGYSGFPALQQVLLSASMAAPGAFYSRQAQAALQGRAPARARAEQLCHENQANIARFIENFDETAFSLATRLILNAPRVTVHGIRQFHSVASFLVYGLRMIRSDVQLLDANNLGTAEGLALLGAGDVLISVSCAPYSSQVVDVAAIAADIGLDVIALTDRAASPLVGPSRAAILVEHKSSFLSNSMGAFMVAIECLINSCATARPEAARKALKDRDDMIERLGIERTG, from the coding sequence ATGACTGTGCCACTGGAAAGCCCGCCTATCACGGCAGCACCCGACACGCTTGATGGTCTGCGGGCGCTCGCTCTGGAAATCGGGCGCGGCGCCGCGCCGATAACACTTGGCTCGAAAGCTGCGGCAGCATTGTCGCGCCTGATTGAGATGGTGGGCAGCCCGGCGCTGCTGTCGATCACGACCCTTGCCGGTGAACTTGGTGTCAATCCCTCGACCCTCACCCGGCTGGCGCGGTCACTCGGCTATTCGGGCTTTCCGGCCTTGCAGCAGGTGCTGCTTTCGGCTTCCATGGCAGCGCCCGGGGCATTCTATTCGCGGCAGGCGCAGGCCGCGTTGCAGGGCCGCGCCCCGGCGCGCGCCCGCGCGGAACAGCTCTGCCATGAAAATCAGGCCAATATCGCCCGCTTCATCGAAAACTTTGATGAGACGGCTTTCAGTCTGGCCACCAGACTGATTCTGAATGCGCCCCGCGTCACGGTTCACGGGATCCGGCAGTTCCATTCGGTGGCAAGTTTTCTGGTCTATGGCCTGCGCATGATCCGTTCCGACGTGCAGTTGCTGGATGCCAACAATCTTGGCACGGCCGAGGGGCTGGCCCTGCTGGGGGCGGGCGATGTGCTGATTTCGGTCAGTTGCGCGCCCTATTCTTCACAGGTGGTCGATGTCGCGGCCATTGCCGCCGACATCGGTCTGGACGTCATCGCCCTAACGGATCGCGCGGCCTCGCCTCTGGTCGGGCCGTCACGCGCCGCCATTCTGGTCGAACACAAATCAAGCTTTCTGTCCAACAGCATGGGCGCCTTCATGGTCGCGATCGAGTGCCTCATCAACAGTTGCGCCACCGCCCGCCCCGAGGCGGCCCGCAAGGCGCTGAAAGACCGAGACGACATGATCGAGAGGCTAGGGATCGAACGGACAGGGTAG